Proteins from a genomic interval of Youhaiella tibetensis:
- a CDS encoding Rrf2 family transcriptional regulator → MKHDSRLSGVLHVLLHMAEFDRPMTSEMLAMAMSTNPVVIRRIMGGLRDEGYVKSEKGHGGGWTLACDLDAVTLRDIYAALGSPDLLAMSNRTEMPGCIVEQAVNSALNEAFQEAEALLLKRFGEVTLAMLAADFHQRYLERGSTHTLEDHHGS, encoded by the coding sequence ATGAAACATGACAGCCGACTTTCGGGCGTCCTGCACGTCCTCCTGCACATGGCCGAGTTCGATCGTCCGATGACCTCGGAGATGCTGGCCATGGCCATGAGCACCAACCCGGTCGTCATCCGCCGCATCATGGGCGGGCTGCGCGACGAGGGCTACGTCAAGTCCGAGAAGGGGCATGGAGGCGGCTGGACGCTGGCCTGCGACCTCGACGCGGTGACGCTGCGCGATATCTATGCGGCGCTCGGTAGCCCGGACCTGCTGGCCATGAGCAATCGCACCGAGATGCCGGGATGCATCGTGGAGCAGGCAGTCAATTCCGCCCTCAACGAGGCCTTCCAGGAGGCCGAGGCCCTGCTGCTCAAGCGCTTTGGCGAGGTGACGCTGGCCATGCTCGCCGCCGATTTCCACCAACGCTACCTCGAACGAGGCAGCACGCACACTCTGGAGGACCACCATGGTTCATGA
- a CDS encoding MFS transporter translates to MSGSYAFLRDGAQRWLLAVSLPADLADWVDYVAILSLLVFMWGEGPMALAGFAVCLALPYALVGPLLASWVDRGNPGGAMLLANLGRAATTAMVLAAPNTEVLLGVVFLRSCVDSAFAPARQAMIQRVTEDRDLGAVNGLHHGLNQTAKVAGPAFGGVLLTMLPFSGVIAINACLSLLAALACLPLVGRGRNGAEAPEVAGGGFLAGFAVFQRDRLLMVALLFAAGAFFSFFLYDSQLGLVAELFGLGQGGFAMSVAASGGGGIAGALLAGRLSGGQPLRLMVLAASISGLATIGVALWALNGWAMPLAPFLLILAAMGGATAMMTVPFRVLMQRRVPSAVMARASAASEAVITATMLAAPVLGGAIAASWGVAAALLSGGILIVLLAAGTAASLTALRTRPT, encoded by the coding sequence ATGAGCGGATCGTATGCATTCCTGCGCGATGGCGCACAGCGCTGGCTGCTGGCGGTGTCGCTCCCGGCGGACCTCGCCGACTGGGTGGATTACGTGGCAATCCTCTCGCTGCTCGTCTTCATGTGGGGCGAGGGGCCGATGGCGCTGGCCGGCTTCGCCGTCTGCCTGGCGCTACCCTATGCGCTGGTCGGACCGCTCCTGGCGAGCTGGGTGGATCGCGGCAATCCGGGCGGGGCGATGCTGCTCGCCAATCTCGGGCGGGCGGCGACGACCGCGATGGTGCTGGCCGCGCCCAATACGGAGGTGCTGCTGGGCGTAGTGTTCCTAAGGTCCTGCGTCGATTCCGCCTTTGCCCCGGCCCGGCAGGCCATGATCCAGCGTGTGACCGAAGACCGTGACCTGGGAGCGGTCAACGGGCTCCATCATGGGTTGAACCAGACTGCCAAGGTGGCCGGTCCGGCCTTTGGCGGGGTGCTGCTGACGATGCTGCCCTTCAGCGGGGTGATCGCGATCAATGCCTGCCTTTCGCTCCTGGCGGCACTAGCCTGCCTGCCGCTGGTGGGGAGGGGCCGGAACGGGGCCGAGGCGCCCGAGGTTGCAGGCGGCGGTTTTCTGGCGGGGTTTGCGGTGTTCCAGCGGGACCGGCTGCTGATGGTGGCGCTGTTGTTTGCCGCCGGCGCGTTCTTTTCGTTCTTTCTCTACGACAGCCAGCTGGGACTGGTCGCCGAACTCTTCGGGCTGGGGCAGGGCGGCTTTGCAATGAGCGTTGCGGCTTCGGGGGGCGGCGGCATCGCCGGGGCGCTGCTGGCGGGGCGCCTCTCGGGCGGGCAACCGCTGCGGCTGATGGTGCTTGCCGCTTCCATCTCGGGACTGGCGACGATCGGGGTCGCGCTCTGGGCGCTCAACGGCTGGGCGATGCCGCTGGCGCCGTTCCTCCTCATACTGGCTGCGATGGGTGGGGCCACCGCGATGATGACCGTGCCGTTCCGCGTGTTGATGCAGAGGCGGGTGCCATCGGCGGTGATGGCGCGCGCCTCGGCGGCGAGCGAGGCGGTGATTACCGCCACGATGCTGGCCGCCCCGGTGCTGGGCGGCGCCATCGCGGCGAGCTGGGGCGTGGCGGCGGCGCTGCTTTCGGGCGGGATCCTCATCGTGCTGCTGGCGGCGGGAACGGCGGCCTCGCTCACGGCGCTGCGGACAAGACCCACCTGA
- the dinB gene encoding DNA polymerase IV, producing the protein MASQASPPQANILHADLDAFYASVEQKLNPQLRGRPIAVGGGVVLAASYEAKAFGVHGGMPGRKARELCPGLIFVNGHFEQYQELGDAAIRVLEDFTPLVERISIDEAFADVSGTERLFGPPIAIAQAVRQRVRDELGLPISVGIARTKHLAKIASQVAKPDGLVLVDPAGEIEFLHALPVELMWGVGPVTSQRLAEKGIRTIGQLAEMPGKSLERLIGHAAGEKLTALAWNQDPRLIETRRRARSAGAQSALGRRPFVESVFRPTLRHLADRIGSRLRARSLAGRTITVRVRFADMRAVTRAATLPAPVAATAILAEIAESLVWQVREEFASERFISLLAISVSHLEKHPLLQLELPLGLGDEQSRPGTARGKGRWTADRALDAVRDRFGWEAIGYGSALFEGSRSVPDAFRELAERDLF; encoded by the coding sequence ATGGCAAGCCAAGCCAGCCCTCCGCAAGCCAACATCCTCCATGCCGACCTCGATGCCTTCTATGCCTCGGTCGAGCAGAAGCTGAACCCGCAGCTGCGCGGCCGCCCGATCGCGGTGGGTGGCGGGGTGGTGCTCGCGGCCTCCTACGAGGCCAAGGCCTTCGGCGTTCATGGCGGCATGCCGGGCCGCAAGGCGCGCGAGCTCTGCCCCGGCCTCATCTTCGTGAACGGCCATTTCGAGCAGTACCAGGAGCTCGGCGACGCCGCGATCCGCGTCCTTGAGGACTTCACCCCGCTGGTCGAGCGCATCTCGATAGACGAGGCCTTCGCCGACGTCTCGGGAACCGAACGGCTCTTCGGCCCACCCATCGCCATAGCGCAGGCCGTCCGGCAGCGCGTCCGCGACGAGCTGGGCCTGCCCATCTCGGTCGGCATCGCCCGAACCAAGCATCTGGCCAAGATCGCCTCCCAGGTCGCCAAGCCCGATGGGCTGGTCCTGGTCGACCCGGCGGGCGAGATCGAGTTTCTCCACGCCCTGCCGGTCGAACTGATGTGGGGCGTGGGACCCGTCACCAGCCAGCGCCTGGCCGAGAAGGGCATCCGCACCATCGGCCAGCTGGCCGAAATGCCCGGCAAGTCGCTCGAACGGCTGATCGGGCATGCGGCGGGCGAAAAGCTCACCGCCCTCGCCTGGAACCAGGATCCCCGATTGATCGAAACCCGGCGCCGCGCGCGTTCGGCCGGGGCGCAATCGGCGCTCGGGCGCCGGCCCTTTGTCGAATCGGTCTTCCGCCCCACCCTGCGTCACCTCGCCGACCGCATCGGCTCGCGCCTGCGCGCCAGGTCGCTGGCCGGACGCACCATCACCGTGCGCGTACGCTTTGCCGACATGCGCGCGGTGACCCGCGCCGCCACCCTGCCTGCCCCCGTGGCCGCCACCGCCATCCTCGCCGAAATCGCCGAAAGCCTCGTCTGGCAGGTCCGCGAGGAATTCGCCTCCGAGCGCTTCATCTCGCTCCTCGCCATCTCGGTCTCCCATCTCGAGAAGCACCCGCTGCTCCAGCTCGAACTGCCGCTCGGCCTTGGCGACGAGCAATCGCGCCCCGGCACCGCCCGCGGCAAGGGACGCTGGACCGCCGACAGGGCGCTCGACGCGGTGCGTGATCGATTCGGCTGGGAAGCCATCGGCTATGGCTCGGCGCTGTTCGAAGGCTCGCGCTCGGTTCCCGACGCCTTCCGCGAACTGGCCGAACGCGACCTCTTCTAG
- a CDS encoding flagellar motor protein MotB encodes MAGYDQPIIIKKVKKGDHAHHGGAWKIAYADFVTAMMAFFLLLWLISMTTPEQKKGLSDYFAPSKVSESTSGAGGFMGGRALDPEGAKMAGPSPNQREVVATPPPSTRQGNDMAAISGLDGQKGKTEETRTSQVDIKAKDELAFKSAAASIRQAWQAMPDITKIQDNLLLEETPEGLNILIVDQEGRPMFPEGSKYPFELTRKAIAAIAPILQQQSNQVTVSGHTAAGGNYPNEHYGPWQLTSDRANVVREILAEFGLSDDHISSVAGRATAEPLFPNDPYLAANERIKITLLHEPPPVPAGMTP; translated from the coding sequence ATGGCCGGCTACGACCAACCCATCATCATCAAGAAGGTCAAAAAGGGCGACCACGCCCATCATGGCGGCGCCTGGAAGATCGCCTATGCCGACTTCGTGACGGCCATGATGGCCTTCTTCCTCCTGCTCTGGCTGATCAGCATGACCACGCCCGAGCAGAAGAAGGGCCTGTCGGACTATTTCGCGCCCAGCAAGGTCAGCGAGAGCACGAGCGGCGCCGGCGGCTTCATGGGCGGCCGCGCGCTCGACCCCGAAGGCGCCAAGATGGCCGGCCCCTCGCCCAACCAGCGCGAAGTCGTCGCCACGCCGCCCCCGAGCACGCGCCAGGGCAACGACATGGCCGCCATTTCCGGCCTCGACGGCCAGAAGGGCAAGACCGAGGAAACCCGCACGTCCCAGGTCGACATCAAGGCCAAGGACGAACTCGCCTTCAAGAGCGCGGCCGCCAGCATCCGCCAGGCCTGGCAGGCCATGCCCGACATCACCAAGATCCAGGACAACCTGCTGCTCGAGGAGACCCCGGAAGGCCTCAACATCCTGATCGTGGACCAGGAAGGCCGCCCGATGTTCCCGGAAGGCTCGAAATATCCCTTCGAGCTGACCCGCAAGGCCATCGCCGCCATCGCCCCGATTCTCCAGCAGCAATCCAACCAGGTGACCGTTTCCGGCCACACCGCTGCGGGCGGCAACTATCCCAACGAGCACTACGGCCCCTGGCAACTCACCAGCGACCGCGCCAATGTCGTGCGTGAGATCCTTGCCGAGTTCGGGCTTTCGGACGACCACATCAGCTCGGTCGCCGGCCGCGCCACCGCCGAGCCGCTCTTCCCGAACGATCCGTACCTGGCGGCCAACGAGCGCATCAAGATCACGCTCCTGCACGAGCCGCCCCCGGTCCCGGCGGGCATGACACCCTGA
- a CDS encoding LysR substrate-binding domain-containing protein, translating into MPLDRTSLPPLATLQAFCAIARTGGFGKAAQELHLTQTAISHQIAQLEEWVGARLFDRGRRGAVPTALGQRLLPEITRALSGLETALWSARSQATSPSLSLSVTPEFFTQWLSARLPEFYEAYPRVEMRMTVSYRVPDLSPGGTDLAIWLGTAGPEVMSEPFWRDEEFVVCSPELARRLPKRQALRAAPLLSYSGARHTALDWLRWYEQGLALPEDADTAAFTREMQRAIVDGPDYAAFPEMLEACRQGAGFALVRSSLVEDDLERGTLVRCFVESMPAAVNYALNYRPGALDAPAARCFRDWLLASARTP; encoded by the coding sequence ATGCCTCTGGATCGTACCAGCCTGCCGCCGCTCGCCACCCTGCAGGCCTTCTGCGCCATCGCGCGGACCGGCGGGTTCGGCAAGGCTGCCCAGGAGCTGCACCTCACCCAGACGGCTATCAGCCACCAGATCGCCCAGCTGGAGGAATGGGTCGGCGCCCGCCTCTTTGATCGTGGCCGTCGCGGCGCGGTGCCGACCGCGCTCGGCCAGCGCCTCCTGCCCGAGATCACCCGGGCTCTCTCAGGGCTCGAAACCGCCCTCTGGTCGGCGCGCTCGCAGGCGACTTCGCCCTCGCTATCGCTCTCGGTGACGCCCGAATTCTTCACGCAATGGCTCAGCGCCCGCCTGCCCGAGTTCTACGAGGCCTATCCTAGGGTCGAGATGCGCATGACGGTGAGCTACCGGGTGCCGGACCTTTCGCCGGGCGGCACCGACCTCGCCATCTGGCTGGGCACCGCCGGCCCCGAGGTCATGAGCGAGCCCTTCTGGCGCGACGAGGAGTTCGTCGTGTGTTCGCCCGAACTGGCCAGACGCCTGCCCAAACGCCAGGCGCTGCGCGCTGCTCCTCTGCTCAGCTACAGCGGCGCCCGCCATACCGCGCTCGATTGGCTGCGCTGGTACGAGCAGGGCCTTGCCCTTCCCGAGGATGCCGACACCGCCGCCTTCACCCGTGAAATGCAGCGCGCCATCGTCGACGGCCCGGACTACGCCGCCTTTCCCGAGATGCTCGAAGCCTGCCGGCAGGGCGCCGGCTTCGCTCTCGTGCGCAGTTCCCTGGTCGAGGACGACCTCGAGCGCGGCACGCTGGTCCGCTGCTTCGTCGAAAGCATGCCGGCCGCCGTCAACTATGCCCTGAACTACCGCCCGGGTGCGCTGGATGCGCCCGCGGCCAGGTGCTTTCGCGATTGGCTCCTGGCTAGCGCCAGAACGCCTTGA
- a CDS encoding NAD(P)/FAD-dependent oxidoreductase, whose amino-acid sequence MVHDAIVIGGSFAGLSAATYIARARRSVAIIDAGAPRNRFASHSHGFFSRDGSSPLDMLAIAREQVDAYPSTHLIAGKAATARRDGDIFAVALESGETVSSRYLVLAYGVSDELPKLPGLAERWGQSVIICPYCHGFEFSGRQIGVLYASDMSSHQAMLVSEWGPTTYYLNGADLPDAATLAELEKRGIAIERTPVAGLEGEGTGLSGIRLADGRTLPLNVLYIGPRNRLNSDIAQQLGCEIEDGMFGSVVKTNEMKQTSVPGVFAAGDITRSAHNVTWATSDGVMAGTGVHRALVF is encoded by the coding sequence ATGGTTCATGATGCCATTGTCATCGGGGGCAGTTTTGCCGGACTTTCCGCCGCCACCTATATCGCCCGGGCCCGGCGCAGCGTCGCCATCATCGATGCGGGCGCGCCGCGCAACCGGTTCGCGAGCCATTCCCATGGTTTCTTCTCGCGCGACGGCAGTTCGCCGCTCGACATGCTGGCCATCGCGCGCGAGCAGGTGGACGCCTATCCCTCCACGCACCTGATCGCCGGCAAGGCGGCGACGGCGCGGCGCGACGGCGATATCTTCGCAGTGGCGCTCGAGAGCGGCGAGACGGTTTCGAGCCGCTATCTCGTTCTCGCCTACGGCGTTTCGGACGAGCTGCCCAAGCTCCCCGGGCTCGCAGAGCGGTGGGGGCAGTCGGTGATCATCTGCCCCTATTGCCACGGTTTCGAGTTCTCAGGGCGGCAGATCGGGGTGCTCTACGCCTCCGACATGTCGAGCCACCAGGCGATGCTGGTCTCGGAATGGGGACCCACGACCTATTATCTCAACGGCGCGGACCTGCCCGATGCGGCAACGCTGGCCGAGCTCGAAAAGCGCGGCATCGCCATCGAGCGGACACCGGTCGCGGGGCTGGAAGGGGAAGGCACGGGCCTCTCAGGCATTCGCCTTGCGGACGGGCGGACCCTGCCGCTCAACGTGCTCTATATCGGGCCGCGCAACCGGCTCAATAGCGACATCGCCCAGCAACTGGGCTGCGAGATCGAGGACGGGATGTTCGGCAGCGTGGTCAAGACCAATGAGATGAAGCAGACCAGCGTGCCCGGTGTGTTTGCCGCCGGCGACATCACGCGCTCGGCGCACAACGTTACCTGGGCGACCTCGGACGGGGTGATGGCGGGCACGGGCGTCCACAGGGCGCTGGTGTTCTAG
- the motA gene encoding flagellar motor stator protein MotA, which yields MRLAIGIIVVIASVIGGYAAMGGHLEVLVQPFEALIILGAAFGAFIIGNTGPVLKQCAGIFGTLLRGPRYNKAAYVELLGLQYSIFKLVQSKGMLALEPHIENPKDSSLFAQFPKFAANHHAVEFMCDYLRMVTLGTNNVHEMEALMDEELETHHQENHRVVNAIQALADGTPALGIVAAVLGVIKTMGSISEPPEVLGHMIGGALVGTFLGVFVAYAFFGPMAQALRNIYEAEAKYFLSMKVGLLAHISGNPPVMAIEFARKMLMSEDRPSFSEIDEATANLQAAA from the coding sequence ATGCGCCTCGCCATTGGTATTATTGTAGTTATTGCATCCGTGATCGGCGGTTATGCTGCGATGGGTGGGCACCTTGAAGTGCTCGTTCAGCCTTTCGAAGCCCTGATCATCCTTGGCGCCGCCTTCGGCGCCTTCATCATCGGCAATACCGGGCCGGTGCTCAAGCAGTGCGCAGGCATCTTCGGAACGCTGCTGCGCGGGCCGCGCTACAACAAGGCGGCCTATGTCGAACTGCTCGGCCTCCAGTACAGCATCTTCAAGCTGGTGCAGTCCAAGGGCATGCTGGCGCTCGAGCCGCATATCGAAAACCCCAAGGACTCCTCGCTCTTCGCCCAGTTCCCCAAGTTCGCGGCCAACCACCATGCCGTCGAGTTCATGTGCGACTACCTGCGCATGGTCACCCTGGGCACCAACAACGTCCACGAAATGGAAGCGCTCATGGACGAGGAACTGGAAACCCACCACCAGGAAAACCACCGCGTGGTCAACGCCATCCAGGCCCTGGCCGACGGCACGCCGGCCCTCGGCATCGTCGCCGCCGTGCTCGGCGTGATCAAGACCATGGGCTCGATCAGCGAGCCGCCCGAAGTGCTCGGCCACATGATCGGCGGCGCTCTGGTGGGCACGTTCCTGGGCGTGTTCGTCGCCTATGCCTTCTTCGGCCCGATGGCCCAGGCCCTGCGCAACATCTACGAGGCCGAAGCCAAGTACTTCCTTTCCATGAAGGTCGGCCTGCTCGCCCACATCTCGGGCAACCCGCCGGTCATGGCCATCGAATTCGCCCGCAAGATGCTGATGTCCGAAGATCGTCCGAGCTTCTCGGAGATCGATGAAGCGACCGCCAATCTTCAGGCCGCGGCCTAA
- the ybaK gene encoding Cys-tRNA(Pro) deacylase — protein MSKTTRATKALEQAGIAFAVKTYDYDPNADRIGLQAAEALGETPERVLKTLMALVDDKPVCVIVPSDREVSMKKLAAAFGGKSAQMMKPADAERITGYKVGGISPFGQMRKVRVALEEAALGHERVYLNGGQRGLQIHMAPADILTAAQAIAAPLVA, from the coding sequence ATGTCCAAGACCACCCGCGCGACCAAGGCGCTCGAACAGGCCGGTATCGCCTTCGCGGTCAAGACCTATGACTACGATCCCAATGCGGACCGGATCGGCCTGCAGGCGGCCGAGGCCCTGGGCGAAACGCCCGAGCGCGTGCTCAAGACCCTCATGGCGCTGGTGGACGACAAGCCGGTCTGCGTGATCGTGCCGTCGGACCGGGAGGTTTCGATGAAAAAGCTCGCCGCAGCGTTCGGCGGCAAGTCGGCGCAGATGATGAAGCCGGCCGATGCCGAGCGCATCACCGGCTACAAGGTCGGGGGCATCAGCCCCTTCGGGCAGATGCGCAAGGTGCGCGTGGCGCTCGAGGAGGCGGCGCTCGGCCACGAGCGCGTCTATCTCAATGGCGGGCAGCGCGGGCTGCAGATCCACATGGCGCCCGCCGACATCCTCACCGCAGCCCAGGCGATAGCGGCCCCGCTCGTCGCCTGA
- a CDS encoding RES family NAD+ phosphorylase — MPPDAIPVVTEAFARTVRLVTTARLREAVLRPLVDADEEMRMLAEIEGATSARLIAEDRGISGLAANELVYDVPHAHFINAAFAYAKPREPNRFNGPRRGAWYAALDVATCLSEVGYHLTNALADAGDFHAVVEYAEMFASMSGEFVDLRQVPGHPALAPDKKAAYPIGNALAEQARASGLNGIIYPSVRHPGGTCIAALRPAAVQSVRQGDVYRMTWDGAPEPRVEGPPPS, encoded by the coding sequence TTGCCGCCGGACGCCATCCCTGTCGTCACCGAGGCCTTTGCCAGGACCGTGCGCCTCGTCACTACCGCGCGCCTGCGCGAAGCGGTCCTGCGCCCGCTCGTCGACGCCGACGAGGAGATGCGCATGCTTGCCGAGATCGAGGGCGCGACCAGCGCGCGCCTGATCGCGGAGGATCGCGGCATCTCCGGGCTCGCCGCAAACGAACTCGTCTATGACGTGCCGCACGCCCACTTCATCAACGCCGCCTTCGCCTATGCCAAGCCGCGCGAACCCAACCGCTTCAACGGCCCGCGGCGCGGCGCCTGGTACGCCGCGCTCGATGTGGCGACTTGCCTGAGCGAAGTCGGCTACCACCTGACGAACGCCCTGGCCGATGCCGGCGATTTCCACGCTGTCGTCGAATATGCCGAGATGTTCGCCAGCATGTCGGGGGAATTCGTCGACCTGCGCCAGGTTCCCGGCCATCCCGCGCTCGCCCCCGACAAGAAAGCGGCCTACCCCATCGGCAACGCCCTGGCCGAGCAGGCCCGCGCAAGCGGCCTCAACGGCATCATCTATCCCTCCGTGCGCCATCCGGGCGGCACCTGTATCGCCGCCCTGCGCCCGGCCGCCGTGCAGTCGGTGCGCCAGGGCGACGTCTACCGCATGACCTGGGACGGCGCCCCCGAGCCAAGGGTGGAAGGCCCGCCGCCCTCCTGA
- a CDS encoding Tim44 domain-containing protein gives MFASRSFRLASLFASIAMVASMAMVDQAEARRGGSFGSRGTRTFQAPAPTNTAPMTTPPVQRTMTQNPQTGATTPAAGVAQPRGGFFGGFGGAMLRGLMFGGLLGLLFGAGFGGFGGILAMLFQVAIIGGLIYLAMRLFRSPQRRTATAGGPDFAYEAPRDQTARYNAGNAAGAGYGASRRPADTNEIGIGQADLEAFESMLTRVQAAFSQENYAALRTLTTPEMMSYLSEELGNNATNGVRNEVSDVTLLQGDLSESWREGRTDYATAAMRYSSIDVTRDRVTGRVVEGDPDKATEATELWTFTRPVGGTWLLSAIQEA, from the coding sequence ATGTTCGCTTCCCGGAGCTTCCGGCTCGCCAGTTTGTTCGCTTCCATCGCCATGGTCGCCTCCATGGCCATGGTCGATCAGGCCGAGGCCCGCCGCGGCGGCAGCTTCGGGAGCCGCGGCACGCGCACGTTCCAGGCGCCCGCGCCCACCAACACCGCACCGATGACCACCCCGCCCGTGCAGCGCACCATGACACAGAACCCGCAGACCGGCGCCACCACGCCCGCGGCCGGCGTCGCCCAGCCGCGCGGCGGCTTCTTCGGCGGCTTTGGCGGCGCCATGCTGCGCGGCCTCATGTTCGGCGGCCTTCTCGGCCTGCTCTTCGGCGCCGGGTTCGGCGGCTTCGGCGGCATCCTCGCCATGCTCTTCCAGGTGGCCATCATCGGTGGCCTCATCTACCTGGCGATGCGCCTCTTCCGCTCGCCGCAACGACGCACGGCCACCGCCGGCGGCCCTGATTTCGCCTACGAGGCGCCGCGCGATCAGACCGCGCGCTACAATGCCGGCAACGCGGCCGGCGCCGGCTATGGCGCCAGCCGCCGCCCCGCCGACACCAACGAGATCGGCATCGGCCAGGCGGACCTCGAGGCTTTCGAATCCATGCTGACCCGTGTCCAGGCCGCGTTCTCCCAGGAGAATTACGCCGCCCTGCGCACCCTCACTACGCCCGAGATGATGTCCTATCTCTCCGAGGAGCTGGGCAATAACGCCACCAACGGCGTGCGCAACGAAGTCTCGGACGTGACGCTCCTGCAGGGCGATCTTTCCGAAAGCTGGCGCGAGGGCCGCACCGACTACGCCACCGCCGCGATGCGCTACTCCTCCATCGACGTCACCCGTGACCGCGTCACCGGTCGCGTGGTCGAGGGCGATCCCGACAAGGCCACCGAAGCCACGGAATTGTGGACCTTCACCCGCCCTGTCGGCGGCACCTGGCTGCTCTCGGCGATCCAGGAAGCCTGA